AGATTGCCAATACCCGCTATTTGGTTGAAGTCGAAAAGCTTTATAACGATTGGTTGCAGTCTGCGACTAATGGAGACGCAAGCGAGCAAGAGCTGGCGCTGACCGACGTTCCTAGAAAGCTGACCACCTACGAAGAGGGTTTGGCTTTAAGCGCGCTGCAGGGGCATGCTTGGTTTGCCGATTGGCAAAGTGCAGACAAATCAATGAACGGGCTGTACGCTATGCAGGTGAATGAAGAGGTGGTTGCTTTTTTGTTTGATGAAACTCGCCAGGAAGTTTTGAGAGTCAGACAAATGCAGAATCAGTTGCCGACCTCTGAACAACTTAGCCGCATTCATTTGTGGTCAACGCAAATTGCGAATGACATGAATAAGTCTGCAAGCTGAAAGCTGGATTGCGAAAAAGAAAATATCAAAAATCTGCCAGGTCGGGGTATTTGTCTACACCCCCAACCTGGCATTTTTTTATGGCAGTAGGGTTTCCGTTCCCATCAAGTCTTCGTAAGTCTCACGAGGACGAATTACAAAGGCTTGATCACCATCCACCATGATTTCTGCCGCTCTTGGGCGCGTATTGTAGTTTGAGCTCATGGTGAAGCCGTAGGCGCCAGAAGACATTACCGCTAGGAAATCACCCGCTTTTAAATTCAGCGTGCGATTTTTGCCTAGGAAGTCGCCAGTTTCACAGACTGGGCCAACCAAATCCCAGCTGGTGTCTTCACCATCCGTTCTTGGTGTGACCGCTTGAATATGCTGGTGAGATTGATAAAGCGCCGGACGAATCAAATCATTCATGGCGGCATCGATAATCGCAAAATTCTTGTGGTCAGTCGGTTTTAGATATTCCACTTCTGTCAGCAATACGCCAGCGTTACCGGCAATGGCTCGCCCCGGCTCAATAATGACTTCGATACTTGGATCGTTCAATTTAGTCAGCAATGCTTGAATGTAAGTTGCGATTTCCGGTGGTTGCTCATCGGTGTATTGAATCCCTAGTCCACCGCCTAAGTCTAGGTGATGGATTTCGATGCCTTGTGCAGCCAAGTCAGATTTTAGTTTCAAGACACGTTCCAGGGCATCAACAAAAGGCGCGATTTCCGTCAACTGAGAACCAATGTGGCAATCAATCCCTTGGATGGAAATGTGCGATAGTGATTGTGCTTTTGCATACAGCGCAGGCGCTGTATTAATATCGACACCGAATTTATTGTCTTTTAAACCCGTAGAAATATAAGGGTGGGTTTTTGCATCGACATCCGGGTTG
This portion of the Hydrogenovibrio marinus genome encodes:
- the lysA gene encoding diaminopimelate decarboxylase, which codes for MSFDAFQYRNNTLHAENVALTELANSYGTPLYVYSRKALESRWTAFDQAFGTQPHLVCYAVKTNSNLAVLNVLAKLGSGFDIVSQGELERVLKAGGDAKKVVFSGVAKKPSEIRRALEVGIRCFNIESHAELDRLQEVAESMDKVAPISVRVNPDVDAKTHPYISTGLKDNKFGVDINTAPALYAKAQSLSHISIQGIDCHIGSQLTEIAPFVDALERVLKLKSDLAAQGIEIHHLDLGGGLGIQYTDEQPPEIATYIQALLTKLNDPSIEVIIEPGRAIAGNAGVLLTEVEYLKPTDHKNFAIIDAAMNDLIRPALYQSHQHIQAVTPRTDGEDTSWDLVGPVCETGDFLGKNRTLNLKAGDFLAVMSSGAYGFTMSSNYNTRPRAAEIMVDGDQAFVIRPRETYEDLMGTETLLP